A single window of Athene noctua chromosome 1, bAthNoc1.hap1.1, whole genome shotgun sequence DNA harbors:
- the PTCHD1 gene encoding patched domain-containing protein 1 isoform X1: MVLRGPWGSCGGPGAALALLRAFRTRMLRQVLHRGLGTSFSRLGHFVASHPVFFASAPVLISILLGASFSRYQVEESVEHLLAPTHSLAKIERNLVDSLFPVNRSKHRLYSDLQTPGRYGRVIITSFRKANMLDQHHTDLILKLHSAVTRIQVQRPGFNYTFAHICILNNDKTCIVDDIVHVLEELKAARSSNRTNFAITYPITHLKDGREVYNGHQLGGVTVHSKDRVKSAEAIQLTYYLQAINSLNDMVAEKWESIFCDTVELFQKSNRKVKMYPFTSSSLKEDFQKTSRVSERYLITSLVLVVTLAILCCSMQDCVRSKPWLGLLGLLTVTLATLTAAGIINLTGGKYNSTFLGIPFVMLGHGLYGTFEMLSSWRKTREDQHVKERTAAVFADSMLSFSLTTAMYLVTFGIGASPFTNIEAARIFCCNSCIAIFFNYLYVLSFYGSSLVFTGYIENNYQHSIFCRKVPKPEVLQEKPAWYRFLLTAKFSEDTADSEETNTYESHLLVWFLKRYYCDWITNTYVKPFVVLFYLVYISFALMGYLQVSEGSDLSNIVATATRTIEYTTAQQKYFSNYSPVIGFYIYESIEYWNTSVQEDVLEYTKGFVRISWFESYLNYLRKLNISTGLPKKNFTDMLRNSFLKTPQFAHFSEDIIFSKKYNNEVDVVASRMFLVAKTMETKREELYDLLETLRKLSLTSKVKFIVFNPSFVYMDRYASSVGAPLQNSCISALFLLFFSAFLVADSLINVWLTLTVASVEFGVIGFMTLWKVELDCISVLCLIYGINYTIDNCAPLLSTFVLGKEFTRTKWVKNALEVHGVAILQSYLCYIVGLIPLAAVPSNLTRTLFRCLFLIALVTFFHCFAILPVILTFLPPSKKKRKEKKNPENREEIECVEMVDMDSTRVVDQITTV, from the exons ATGGTCTTGCGGGGGCCGTGGGGGAGCTGCGGGGGCCCCGGCGCGGCGCTCGCCCTCCTGCGCGCCTTCCGCACTAGGATGTTGCGGCAGGTCTTGCACAGGGGGCTGGGGACGTCCTTCTCCCGGCTCGGCCACTTCGTCGCCAGCCACCCGGTGTTCTTCGCCTCGGCGCCCGTGCTCATCTCCATCCTGCTGGGCGCCAGCTTCAGCCGCTACCAGGTGGAGGAGAGCGTGGAGCACCTCCTGGCCCCCACGCACAGCCTGGCCAAGATCGAGAGGAACCTGGTGGACAGCCTCTTCCCGGTGAACCGCTCCAAGCACCGGCTCTACTCCGACCTGCAGACGCCGGGGAGGTACGGCAGGGTGATCATCACCTCCTTCCGCAAGGCCAACATGCTGGACCAGCACCACACCGATCTCATCCTCAAG TTGCACTCTGCTGTGACCAGGATCCAAGTTCAAAGACCTGGTTTCAATTACACGTTTGCCCATATATGTATCCTGAACAATGACAAGACATGCATAGTGGACGACATAGTGCATGTACTGGAGGAATTAAAGGCTGCTCGTTCTTCTAATCGAACTAATTTTGCAATCACTTATCCGATTACTCACTTAAAGGATGGCAGGGAAGTGTATAACGGGCATCAGCTTGGTGGGGTTACTGTGCACAGCAAAGACCGGGTGAAGTCTGCAGAAGCCATTCAGCTCACCTACTACTTGCAGGCAATCAACTCCTTGAATGACATGGTGGCAGAGAAGTGGGAATCCATTTTTTGTGACACTGTTGAACTTTTCCAGAAATCCAACAGGAAAGTCAAAATGTATCCTTTCACTTCTTCTTCGCTGAAGGAGGATTTCCAGAAGACAAGCAGGGTGTCAGAACGCTACCTGATCACAAGCTTGGTCCTTGTGGTCACCTTGGCCATTCTCTGCTGCTCCATGCAGGATTGTGTCCGCAGCAAACCCTGGCTTGGCCTGCTGGGATTGCTGACCGTGACCCTTGCCACCCTGACTGCAGCTGGGATCATCAATCTCACTGGTGGGAAATACAATTCCACCTTCCTGGGAATCCCCTTCGTCATGTTAG GTCATGGGTTATATGGGACTTTTGAAATGTTGTCCTCCTGGAGAAAAACTAGAGAAGACCAACATGTTAAAGAGAGGACTGCAGCCGTATTTGCAGACTCCATGCTCTCGTTTTCTCTCACCACTGCCATGTACCTGGTCACTTTTGGAATAGGTGCCAGTCCCTTCACTAACATTGAAGCAGCCAGGATTTTCTGCTGCAATTCCTGTATTGCAATTTTCTTCAACTACCTCTATGTACTCTCCTTTTATGGTTCCAGCCTGGTGTTTACTGGCTACATAGAAAACAACTACCAGCATAGTATCTTCTGCAGAAAGGTACCAAAGCCAGAGGTATTGCAAGAGAAGCCTGCATGGTATAGGTTTCTTCTGACAGCCAAATTCAGCGAGGACACGGCGGATTCAGAGGAAACGAACACTTATGAGAGTCATCTTTTGGTGTGGTTCCTGAAACGCTATTATTGTGACTGGATAACAAACACTTACGTCAAGCCTTTTGTAGTTCTCTTTTACCTTGTTTATATTTCCTTTGCCTTAATGGGCTACCTGCAGGTCAGTGAAGGGTCAGACCTGAGCAACATCGTAGCGACTGCGACACGGACCATTGAGTATACAACTGCCCAGCAGAAGTATTTCAGCAACTACAGCCCAGTGATCGGGTTCTACATCTATGAGTCGATCGAGTACTGGAACACCAGTGTCCAGGAGGATGTGCTGGAGTATACCAAGGGCTTTGTGAGGATATCTTGGTTTGAAAGCTACTTAAATTACCTTAGGAAACTCAACATATCTACTGGGTTGCCCAAGAAGAACTTCACTGATATGTTGAGGAACTCATTCCTGAAGACCCCTCAGTTTGCCCATTTTTCAGAGGATATCATCTTTTCCAAGAAATATAACAACGAAGTCGATGTCGTGGCCTCCAGGATGTTCTTGGTGGCCAAGACAATGGAAACCAAGAGGGAAGAACTTTATGACCTCCTGGAGACCCTGAGGAAGCTCTCTCTCACCTCCAAGGTGAAATTCATCGTTTTCAATCCATCATTTGTGTACATGGATCGTTATGCCTCTTCAGTGGGAGCCCCCTTACAGAACTCCTGCATTAGTGctttatttctgctcttcttcTCTGCATTCCTGGTGGCAGACTCTCTGATCAACGTCTGGCTCACTCTAACTGTTGCCTCGGTTGAATTTGGAGTTATAGGTTTTATGACCTTGTGGAAAGTGGAATTAGATTGTATTTCTGTGTTGTGCTTAATTTACGGAATTAATTATACAATTGACAACTGTGCTCCACTGTTATCAACCTTTGTCCTGGGCAAAGAGTTCACAAGAACTAAATGGGTGAAAAATGCCCTGGAAGTGCATGGGGTAGCTATTTTGCAGAGCTACCTCTGCTATATTGTTGGTCTGATTCCTCTTGCAGCTGTGCCTTCAAATCTGACCCGTACACTGTTCAGGTGCTTGTTTTTAATAGCATTAGTCACCTTCTTTCACTGCTTTGCCATTTTACCTGTGATACTGACTTTCCTGCCACCGTCcaagaagaagaggaaagagaagaagaatCCTGAAAACCGTGAGGAAATAGAGTGTGTTGAAATGGTGGATATGGATAGCACCCGAGTGGTTGACCAAATTACAACAGTctaa
- the PTCHD1 gene encoding patched domain-containing protein 1 isoform X2, with protein MVLRGPWGSCGGPGAALALLRAFRTRMLRQVLHRGLGTSFSRLGHFVASHPVFFASAPVLISILLGASFSRYQVEESVEHLLAPTHSLAKIERNLVDSLFPVNRSKHRLYSDLQTPGRYGRVIITSFRKANMLDQHHTDLILKLHSAVTRIQDGREVYNGHQLGGVTVHSKDRVKSAEAIQLTYYLQAINSLNDMVAEKWESIFCDTVELFQKSNRKVKMYPFTSSSLKEDFQKTSRVSERYLITSLVLVVTLAILCCSMQDCVRSKPWLGLLGLLTVTLATLTAAGIINLTGGKYNSTFLGIPFVMLGHGLYGTFEMLSSWRKTREDQHVKERTAAVFADSMLSFSLTTAMYLVTFGIGASPFTNIEAARIFCCNSCIAIFFNYLYVLSFYGSSLVFTGYIENNYQHSIFCRKVPKPEVLQEKPAWYRFLLTAKFSEDTADSEETNTYESHLLVWFLKRYYCDWITNTYVKPFVVLFYLVYISFALMGYLQVSEGSDLSNIVATATRTIEYTTAQQKYFSNYSPVIGFYIYESIEYWNTSVQEDVLEYTKGFVRISWFESYLNYLRKLNISTGLPKKNFTDMLRNSFLKTPQFAHFSEDIIFSKKYNNEVDVVASRMFLVAKTMETKREELYDLLETLRKLSLTSKVKFIVFNPSFVYMDRYASSVGAPLQNSCISALFLLFFSAFLVADSLINVWLTLTVASVEFGVIGFMTLWKVELDCISVLCLIYGINYTIDNCAPLLSTFVLGKEFTRTKWVKNALEVHGVAILQSYLCYIVGLIPLAAVPSNLTRTLFRCLFLIALVTFFHCFAILPVILTFLPPSKKKRKEKKNPENREEIECVEMVDMDSTRVVDQITTV; from the exons ATGGTCTTGCGGGGGCCGTGGGGGAGCTGCGGGGGCCCCGGCGCGGCGCTCGCCCTCCTGCGCGCCTTCCGCACTAGGATGTTGCGGCAGGTCTTGCACAGGGGGCTGGGGACGTCCTTCTCCCGGCTCGGCCACTTCGTCGCCAGCCACCCGGTGTTCTTCGCCTCGGCGCCCGTGCTCATCTCCATCCTGCTGGGCGCCAGCTTCAGCCGCTACCAGGTGGAGGAGAGCGTGGAGCACCTCCTGGCCCCCACGCACAGCCTGGCCAAGATCGAGAGGAACCTGGTGGACAGCCTCTTCCCGGTGAACCGCTCCAAGCACCGGCTCTACTCCGACCTGCAGACGCCGGGGAGGTACGGCAGGGTGATCATCACCTCCTTCCGCAAGGCCAACATGCTGGACCAGCACCACACCGATCTCATCCTCAAG TTGCACTCTGCTGTGACCAGGATCCAA GATGGCAGGGAAGTGTATAACGGGCATCAGCTTGGTGGGGTTACTGTGCACAGCAAAGACCGGGTGAAGTCTGCAGAAGCCATTCAGCTCACCTACTACTTGCAGGCAATCAACTCCTTGAATGACATGGTGGCAGAGAAGTGGGAATCCATTTTTTGTGACACTGTTGAACTTTTCCAGAAATCCAACAGGAAAGTCAAAATGTATCCTTTCACTTCTTCTTCGCTGAAGGAGGATTTCCAGAAGACAAGCAGGGTGTCAGAACGCTACCTGATCACAAGCTTGGTCCTTGTGGTCACCTTGGCCATTCTCTGCTGCTCCATGCAGGATTGTGTCCGCAGCAAACCCTGGCTTGGCCTGCTGGGATTGCTGACCGTGACCCTTGCCACCCTGACTGCAGCTGGGATCATCAATCTCACTGGTGGGAAATACAATTCCACCTTCCTGGGAATCCCCTTCGTCATGTTAG GTCATGGGTTATATGGGACTTTTGAAATGTTGTCCTCCTGGAGAAAAACTAGAGAAGACCAACATGTTAAAGAGAGGACTGCAGCCGTATTTGCAGACTCCATGCTCTCGTTTTCTCTCACCACTGCCATGTACCTGGTCACTTTTGGAATAGGTGCCAGTCCCTTCACTAACATTGAAGCAGCCAGGATTTTCTGCTGCAATTCCTGTATTGCAATTTTCTTCAACTACCTCTATGTACTCTCCTTTTATGGTTCCAGCCTGGTGTTTACTGGCTACATAGAAAACAACTACCAGCATAGTATCTTCTGCAGAAAGGTACCAAAGCCAGAGGTATTGCAAGAGAAGCCTGCATGGTATAGGTTTCTTCTGACAGCCAAATTCAGCGAGGACACGGCGGATTCAGAGGAAACGAACACTTATGAGAGTCATCTTTTGGTGTGGTTCCTGAAACGCTATTATTGTGACTGGATAACAAACACTTACGTCAAGCCTTTTGTAGTTCTCTTTTACCTTGTTTATATTTCCTTTGCCTTAATGGGCTACCTGCAGGTCAGTGAAGGGTCAGACCTGAGCAACATCGTAGCGACTGCGACACGGACCATTGAGTATACAACTGCCCAGCAGAAGTATTTCAGCAACTACAGCCCAGTGATCGGGTTCTACATCTATGAGTCGATCGAGTACTGGAACACCAGTGTCCAGGAGGATGTGCTGGAGTATACCAAGGGCTTTGTGAGGATATCTTGGTTTGAAAGCTACTTAAATTACCTTAGGAAACTCAACATATCTACTGGGTTGCCCAAGAAGAACTTCACTGATATGTTGAGGAACTCATTCCTGAAGACCCCTCAGTTTGCCCATTTTTCAGAGGATATCATCTTTTCCAAGAAATATAACAACGAAGTCGATGTCGTGGCCTCCAGGATGTTCTTGGTGGCCAAGACAATGGAAACCAAGAGGGAAGAACTTTATGACCTCCTGGAGACCCTGAGGAAGCTCTCTCTCACCTCCAAGGTGAAATTCATCGTTTTCAATCCATCATTTGTGTACATGGATCGTTATGCCTCTTCAGTGGGAGCCCCCTTACAGAACTCCTGCATTAGTGctttatttctgctcttcttcTCTGCATTCCTGGTGGCAGACTCTCTGATCAACGTCTGGCTCACTCTAACTGTTGCCTCGGTTGAATTTGGAGTTATAGGTTTTATGACCTTGTGGAAAGTGGAATTAGATTGTATTTCTGTGTTGTGCTTAATTTACGGAATTAATTATACAATTGACAACTGTGCTCCACTGTTATCAACCTTTGTCCTGGGCAAAGAGTTCACAAGAACTAAATGGGTGAAAAATGCCCTGGAAGTGCATGGGGTAGCTATTTTGCAGAGCTACCTCTGCTATATTGTTGGTCTGATTCCTCTTGCAGCTGTGCCTTCAAATCTGACCCGTACACTGTTCAGGTGCTTGTTTTTAATAGCATTAGTCACCTTCTTTCACTGCTTTGCCATTTTACCTGTGATACTGACTTTCCTGCCACCGTCcaagaagaagaggaaagagaagaagaatCCTGAAAACCGTGAGGAAATAGAGTGTGTTGAAATGGTGGATATGGATAGCACCCGAGTGGTTGACCAAATTACAACAGTctaa